The window AATAAAGCATACCCGACTGTAGTCGGATCCCAGCTACGTTCAAACTACATAGCAGCGGGATTGATCTTCAACACCGCCTACAATGACAACGTACTGCAAGGAGGAAGTGACCCCCCCGCCGGCGATGTTATTTACTCCTTCTTGCCGACGATTACATTCGACCAAACTACAGCAAGACAGCATTTGGGCTTGCTGCTTAGCCCCGGATTTACAATTTATCAACATAGTAGTTCGCTCAATGCAGCAGACTTGAATTTCGCTCTGAACTACCAATATCGCCTGACGCAGCATACGACCGTCAGTCTTAATGACTCATTTCAAAAAAGCTCAAACGTATTCAACCAGTCCTATCCTTTTTCGGGAGCCACGATCTCCGGGTCGTCGCAGTCATTACCACCAGGAGTCATCGCTCCTTATGCAAGTCAACTCAGTAATACAGCGAACGGCGGCGTAAGCTATCAGTTCGGCTACAACAGTATGGCTGGGGCGAGCGGAATCATTACCGAGAGCAACTATCCAAATCCAGTTCAGGCCGCTGGCCTCTACAATTCGAATTCCGGCGGAGGTTCTGCTTTTTATAATCAGCGTTTGTCCAATGCACAGTACATTGGTTTGACGTACCAATATCTGAGAAGTCAGGGCGATCCAGTAGACCCGCAGACCAACCCCACAAGTGCGCAGTCTGAAGTTCAGACACAAACCCTGTTACCTTTCTACACCGTGTACTTAAACCCCACCTTTTCCTTATCCTTTTCCGGCGGACCGCAATACTATAGCGCTACTCAGCCACCTTCGCCGTCGGTACATGCTTGGTTCCCTTCTGCGATGGCTAGCGTTGGATGGCAAACGATCCACACCAATCTTGTGGCCAGCTATTCACGAACTATTACAGCGGCTGTAGGCCTGCCTGGTGCATTCAATTCAAATAATGCAAATGCATCCGCGCGTTGGCAAGCAACACGCGCGTGGAACTTGGGCGGCGCTGCAAGCTATTCAATCAACAAAAACGTTACGCCGTTGTTTCCCGCATCGAATCCGGGAGGTCATTCCATTTCCGGATCTGTCACGGTGCAATATTCGCTGAGCGAACATTTAAAGACGGAACTTGGATATACCCACCTCCATCAGAGCTATAGCGGCATAAGCGCAATATCTACGGTTCCTAATACCAACCGCGAGTTCATCTCCATTTCTTATCAGTTCACACGACCAGTAGGAAGATAACCATGGCTGAAATATCTGACGAACAGAGCTCAGAAGGCATAGACATCAAGCGATACTTGCAGATAGTGCGTCGCCGTCATATGCATTTCTTGATTCCGCTATTCATTGGGTGGCTAATAGTGCTGGGGTCCACGTGGGTTTTGCCAGTGCGCTATAAGTCCAGCACGCTGATCCTAGTTGAACAGCCCACGATGCCCAAAAATTATGTCGAGCCAAATGTTAGCGACGATCTGCAGACTCGACTCCAAAGCATCACGCAACAAATTCTTAGCCGCACGCGTCTTCTTCTAATTATTGACAAATTACACCTCTACGACGACAACCGACGCCTACTCACCCCTGACGAAAAAGTCGAGCGCATGCGCAAAGACATCGACATCGTCCTTGTGCGTGATTCTCATGGCGAACAGATCACAGCATTCAAAATCAACTACTCTGCGCGTAACCCCAATATTGCTCAACAAGTGACCGGCGAGCTGAGTAATCTCTTTATCAGCGAAAATCTAAAAGTCCGTCAACAGCAATCCGAAGATACGACCAAATTCATTGGCAGCCAGTTGGAGACTGCACGCGCTAGCTTGGCAGAGCAAGAAGCCAAAGTCCGAGAGTTCAAAGGACAACATGAAGGTGAACTCCCGTCACAAGAAGCTAGCAATCTTCAGATCCTGAGCGGGCTCCAGGCGCAGCTACAGAACGAAGAAGACGCTCTCAATACTGCTAAACAACAGCACATCTATCTCCAAACGCTAATCGATCAGTACCACGCTCTCCACGCAACGTCTCGAAGTGCTGACGGTTCTCCGACAAGTCTGTCGCAGATTGACCAGGAGCTCGACAAATTACGATCGAAATTGGCTGATCTTAGCTCTCGATATACTGATCGCTATCCGGAGGTCGAGAGCCTGAAGGATGAAATCGCGAAGACCGAGAAGAGAAGAGATGCTCTTAAAGCGAAAGGAAATGACACAACACAGTATGACTCAGCCGAGTCTCCACAAAACGCCACGCAACTGCAGCTGAAAGGTCAGCTGCAGGCAAATCAAGCGGAAATCGTGAATCGCGAAAAAGGAATTGAAGAGCTTAAAGGGAGGGTCAACAGCTATCAGGATCGACTGAACACCGCACCCGTGCGCGAGCAGCAGTTGGCTGATCTTACGCGCGGATATGACCAATCTAAGGCCAATTACGACCAACTCTTGAAGAAGCAAAACGACTCTGAGATGGCGACTAGCATGGAACATATGCAACAGGGCGAACGCTTCAGCGTACTGGATCCACCCGACTTACCGTTAAAGCCAGATTTTCCGAATCGTCTCAAGTTTTGTGGCATCGGTCTCGGTTTCGGCATAGTCTTGGGTCTCGCCGTAGTCGGTTTATTGGAGTTCTTGGATGACCGCCTGCATAGCGAAAAAGAAATCAAAAGTCTGCTGCCGATGGGAATACTCTCAGAGATACCAGAAGTGGTGAGTCCATCGGATGAGCAAAGGGATAGAAGAAAAATGGTTTTGGGATGGGCAATGGCCGGACTAGTCTTAGCCACCATTCTGGCGGGTTCTGCGTTCAGCTATTTACACGATTAGGTTTAATTCCCCAATGTATAAAGCCTTCTTCCATCTCACGCGTAACCCATTTGACCTAACGCCTGATCCCACTTGTTTTGTGCCCACGAAACGACATAATGAGGCGCTTGCCGCGCTTTATTATGGAATCCGCCGGCACAAGGGATTTGTCGTACTGACAGGGGAAGTTGGCACCGGTAAAACTCTGCTGCTTCGGTGCTTACTTCGACTATTGAAAGAAAGTAAAGATGTTGCTTACGCATATCTATTCAATGGGCGACTCACTCCTACTGAATTTTTACAGTACATTCTCTCCGACTTCGGACTGGACACAGCAGGAAAAAATAAGAGCGACCTGCTGTTCGATCTAGGCAAGTTCTTGATCTCACGTGGTTCCAAGAAGATGACTACAGTCCTCATCGTCGATGAGGCTCATCATTTGTCCGCAGACATACTCGAGGAAGTCCGCCTCTTATCGAATCTCGAAACAGAAGATGACAAATTGCTGCAAATTGTCTTAGTCGGACAACCTGAACTTGACGAGAAATTAGACTCTGTCGCACTTCGTCAACTCAAACAGAGAATCGCTGTTCGCACCCACCTCGGTTCTCTCGATGCCGACGAGGCAAGACGTTATATCCAACAGCGGTTGCAGATTGCCGGGGTGGACTCAAACCTAAACCCGTTGTTTTCTGACCAAACAATCGCAGCTGTCTTTCGCCATTCGCGCGGACTACCTCGCCTGATCAACACCATCTGTGACAACGCTTTGGTGACCGCATATGCAAGGCAGTTACCAAGTGTAACTCCAGATGTAATTGCAGATGTAGCCAAAGAGTTCCGGCTTGATGTCGCCCCTTCCCTCGCGTCCGAGAAAAAAATGATTCACGAAGATGCAGACATCCGACAAGCCATAAATTTGCTCACTGATCTATTTACTTCTCAGGGGAGAAGATCACTGACGACCGACCCAGATTTGACCACAGCTGTGTCCATTGAAACGAGCAAACATGAGCCATATATTTGATGCGTTAGAAAGATCGGAAGCAGAGCGTTCCGGGACTGATTTGTCAGGGCTTACTGGAGCGACTGAACTGCTGCAACGCGCAGAAAAACTAGCCGCGTTAAAATGGGAGAACTCCGTTCTTCTTGAACACCTAAATGTCGAAAAGAGCGAGACCCTCCAGACGGCATTTCCGCAAGCCGCGCCCCCACAAGTTGCGACAATACACCAAATTCCAGCCGCAACGAGGCCCTGGTCAACTGATGATGGATTAGATCCTTTTCTTCAGTTCACACCTCTTCACGTATCACTTTCTCCCCAAAGTAGATTGGTATCGCTCACGGATAGCGGATGTCCTGCGGCAGAAGCTTTTCGACTTTTGGGGGTCCGACTGAGGCATCTAAGGCGAGACAGACTGCTCAAGAAGGTGCTGATTACAAGCACGATTCCTCAAGAGGGCAAAAGTATGGTCGCTGGTAACCTGGCGTGCACTCTCGCACTCCGAGCACAGCAAAGGACCTTGCTGCTGGAGGGAGACCTGCGTCGGCCATCTTTATCGCAGAGGTTTGGGATTGGGAGAAATCCCGGAATTTGTGAATATCTACAAGGTGAACGAAGCCTAGCAGCCAGCATTTACCATCTCGATAATCCGAATCTTTGGATCTTGCCGGCAGGAAATGCTCCTAGCAATGCATTAGAACTGCTTCAATCAGGAAGATTATCGACGCTGATGGATCAGCTAAGCGTCTGGTTTGATTGGATAGTAATCGATTCGCCTCCTGTTTTACCTCTAGCAGACACAAGCGTTTGGATGAGGTTGTCCGATGGAATTCTCCTCGTTACGCGTCAAGGAACAACAGAGAGGCGGAAATTACAAAGAGGACTGGAAGCACTAGAAGCCAAGAAGTTGATCGGTGCATTGGTGAATGGTTCCGAGAATGCCTCTGACAGCGACTACTACTACAGTTCTACAACTATTTCACAAAGCGACGAAGTTTCTGCGCATCTATAGCCCACTCGCCGCTCAAAATAGCTCAAACCCAGAAAAATAAGCACGTCAGCAATTCGCGACCGCTTTGCTGGACGGCTCCAAGAAATTTGGTAATTGTACTGGAGGAGTTTGTTATGTCTCTGCTACGCATGGATAAAATCTCAAAATCCGCTGATCCTCTACTCGAGTGGCCCTCTTCTGACGCACGCGAGGTCTTGAGTGAAGAGATCTTTAAACGGATGATCGCAGTTGAGCGGAAACGAACTGAACGATCTAAAGAGCCGTTCCTTCTTATGTTGGTAGAAGCTGACAGCCATCAGAGTTCAGAAAGAAATGGAAAGGTACTTGAAAACATTTTATCTGTCCTGTTGTCGTCCATTCGAGAGACTGATGTAATCGGCTGGTATAAAGATCGGGCTACCGGTGGCGTCATGTTCACGGGACTTACCGGAAGCGATAAAAACTCCATCCTGAGCGTAATCCTCGGTAAGGTCAGTACCACGCTAAGAAACCAATTAACGTCAGACCATCTCAGTCAAGTTAGTATCTCCTTCCACTTTTTCCCTGATAACTGGGATCATGACAAATCAGGACGACCCAGCAATCCATCTTTGTATCCAGACCTGTCAAGCCCAGATAGGGCCAGGCATTCCCTTCTTTACATTAAACAAGGCATGGACATCGTTGGCAGTGCATTAGCGCTGACGCTTTGCAGCCCTCTACTTCTAGTTATTGCATTGGCGATTAAGGCTTCATCAAAGGGGCCGGTTCTTTTTAGGCAACAACGGGTCGGTCAGTACGGCCAGTGTTTCACATTTCTGAAATTTAGATCGATGCACATTAATAACGACAACAGCGTTCATAAGGAATATGTCACAAAATTGATTTCAGGATGCGCAGAGCATAAACCCTCGAATGGCAATAGCAAGGGCATATACAAGCTAACGAACGACAAACGAGTCACGAGGATAGGTAAGTTCTTACGTCGAACCAGCTTGGATGAGCTCCCGCAACTGGTGAACGTCCTGATTGGGGACATGTCTCTAGTGGGCCCTCGCCCAGCAATTCCATATGAGTTTGCGGCTTATCAGACGTGGCACCGTCGCCGCGTACTGGAGGTCAAACCCGGTATTACTGGCTTGTGGCAAGTCAGCGGCCGAAGCAGCGTCAAGTTCGACGAAATGGTCCGATTGGATCTGCGATATGCCACTTCATGGTCGCCATGGCTTGACTTCAAGATCCTTATGCGAACTCCCCGCGCAGTAATAGGCGGCGCAGGTGCATGTTAGACAAATAATCTGATGACTCGTTAGATTCGCGGAACTGTTACTGCGGAAACCGATCGCACCAAGACCCTCGTGGGCTTAGACCATCGCCACTGGGGTCAGATCGATCACCATACTCAGATCAAGCAGATGTGTAATTTAGTTGTTCGTATATGCAAGGCACTGCAATCGAACGTCGCCCAAGGGGCTCCAAAGTATCGGTCGACTCAATATTTCCTAGTAAATCAGTGGCAAATCCCTCCAAGTAGCCAGTTTTATTATGGCCATCGTCGTGCTTGTTAGTATCCCAGAAGACGTAAAAAGCACTTGATTAAGCTACTAAGAAAACAAGGGCTGTAGCCCACAGGGCGAAGCTTTGTTCAGGTTGCTAAATATCAAGGCGCCGGCCCTCAGAAAACTTTATTTATTCGACTTATCACAACGTTTCTGTGTAGGCCCGGCGTCTTGTTCCGGGCATATTCCCGTTATCTGCAGCTTTGGAGAGCGCATAAATCATGAACTTTGGTGTCATTGGCTATGGTTATTGGGGACCCAATATTGTCAGGAATCTGACTAGCCTAGAAGACTCTGAGGTGCTCGCTATCGCAGAAATGAGCCCCAACGCGAGAAAGCGCGCGCAAAAGGCCTACCCAGGCATAAATGTGACCCCGGACACGATGCACGTAATTTCATCGCCTAAGATAGACGCCATCGCCATCGTGACTCCAGTGTGGACACACTATGAATTAGCGAAAGCGGCTCTAGAGAACGGCAAGCACGTGTTCGTTGAGAAGCCCTTCACGAGCAACGCCGCGCAAGCAGAAGAGTTGATTAATCTCGCTCAGAACAAAAATCTCACAATTATGGTAGACCATACCTTTCTGTTCACCGGTGCGGTTAAAAAAATTGGACAACTTCTCGACGAGGGAACCCTAGGAAAGCTTTATTACTACGACGCTACTCGGGTCAATCTCGGATTATTTCAGCATGACATCAACGTGCTCTGGGATCTCGCACCTCATGATCTTTCCATCATGGATTACCTTATCAAAGCAAGTCCGGAAGCAATCGTTGCAACAGGTCAGAAGCATCTAAATGGCTTCGAAGATGTCGCGTATATGACGCTCTATTTCCCCGAAAAGGTCATAGCGCACATCAATGTCAACTGGCTCTCACCGGTGAAAGTTAGAACTACGCTGATCGGAGGAGAGAAGCGGATGCTGGTATGGAACGACCTTGAAGCTGACGAGAAAATAAAGGTCTACGACAGAGGAGTAGATATCACTAGCCGCGAGGGCGTGTATGACCTTCTTGTGAATTATCGTTCCGGCGATATGTGGGCACCGCAACTGGAGCAGATCGAGGCTCTACGTCAGGAACTTTCCTATTTTGTCGACTGTATATCGAGTGGTCAGAACCCGTCTAACGATGGATGTGCTGGGCTCCGGGTGGTCAAGATGTTGGAGGCAGCCAGTGAATCGTTGAATAAAAGGGGAGCTCTGGTCTATTTATGAGCACCTATAACTGCATCTCGGAAGACGTTAAGCTCGGAACCAATGTAAGTCTGTCCAAATTTATCAATCTGTACGGGTGCGAAATCGGAAATGACACAAAGATCGGGGCTTTCGTAGAAATCCAGAAAAATGCTCGAGTCGGCAGTCGCTGCAAAATATCTAGCCACACATTTATCTGCGAAGGTGTCGTTATTGAAGACAACGTCTTCATCGGGCACGGGGTGACTTTCACCAATGATACCTATCCCCGCGCAGTCGCGCCAAATGGAACTCTACAAACCGAAGTCGATTGGCGAGTTGAACGTACAGTGATCATGAAGGGCGCATCAATCGGATCTGGCGTTACGATTCTTTCTAACACAAGCGTCGGAGAAAACGCGATTGTCGGTGCAGGCAGTGTCGTTACCAGAGATGTCCCGCCCAACGCTATCGTCGCTGGCAATCCTGCCAAAATTCTTCGGTACACCGAACAGAAGACAGAAGGTCAAAATGTCCATTCACCACAACACTAATAACAACATTCCCTTTCTCGACCTTGTCACTCCTCACGTGGAGTTAGAACAGGAGCTCACTAGTGTGTTTCTTCGTGCTTTGCGCTCCGCCTCGTTCATCGGCGGCCCCATGGTTGAGAATTTTGAAAAGGCGTTTGCCTCTTTCTGTGAAACTAACTACTCGATCGCGGTTAGCAATGGTACGGATGCTTTACGATTCGCCATTATGACTTGTGGGGTCCAGCCAGGCGATGTTGTTCTCACCGTACCCCATACGTTCATCGCCACCGCTGAAGCCATCTCGCAAGCTGGAGCATTGCCCGAGTTCATAGATGTTGATAAGTGCACGTACAACATGTCAGTAGAAATGCTTCAGCAGCATCTGGAGGAACAGTGCACTAGAAGCCGATCAGGGAAACTTCTAAGCCTTCGGAGCGGCCGCCCAGTAACGGCGATAGTGCCGGTGCATCTCTACGGACAAATGGCGGATATGGATTCAATCCTGAGACTAGCGGCAAAATACGGTCTGACCGTAATTGAGGATGCGTGCCAAGCTCACGGGGCGGAGTATTTCTCAAAGA is drawn from Edaphobacter lichenicola and contains these coding sequences:
- a CDS encoding GumC family protein codes for the protein MAEISDEQSSEGIDIKRYLQIVRRRHMHFLIPLFIGWLIVLGSTWVLPVRYKSSTLILVEQPTMPKNYVEPNVSDDLQTRLQSITQQILSRTRLLLIIDKLHLYDDNRRLLTPDEKVERMRKDIDIVLVRDSHGEQITAFKINYSARNPNIAQQVTGELSNLFISENLKVRQQQSEDTTKFIGSQLETARASLAEQEAKVREFKGQHEGELPSQEASNLQILSGLQAQLQNEEDALNTAKQQHIYLQTLIDQYHALHATSRSADGSPTSLSQIDQELDKLRSKLADLSSRYTDRYPEVESLKDEIAKTEKRRDALKAKGNDTTQYDSAESPQNATQLQLKGQLQANQAEIVNREKGIEELKGRVNSYQDRLNTAPVREQQLADLTRGYDQSKANYDQLLKKQNDSEMATSMEHMQQGERFSVLDPPDLPLKPDFPNRLKFCGIGLGFGIVLGLAVVGLLEFLDDRLHSEKEIKSLLPMGILSEIPEVVSPSDEQRDRRKMVLGWAMAGLVLATILAGSAFSYLHD
- a CDS encoding ExeA family protein; this encodes MYKAFFHLTRNPFDLTPDPTCFVPTKRHNEALAALYYGIRRHKGFVVLTGEVGTGKTLLLRCLLRLLKESKDVAYAYLFNGRLTPTEFLQYILSDFGLDTAGKNKSDLLFDLGKFLISRGSKKMTTVLIVDEAHHLSADILEEVRLLSNLETEDDKLLQIVLVGQPELDEKLDSVALRQLKQRIAVRTHLGSLDADEARRYIQQRLQIAGVDSNLNPLFSDQTIAAVFRHSRGLPRLINTICDNALVTAYARQLPSVTPDVIADVAKEFRLDVAPSLASEKKMIHEDADIRQAINLLTDLFTSQGRRSLTTDPDLTTAVSIETSKHEPYI
- a CDS encoding CpsD/CapB family tyrosine-protein kinase, whose amino-acid sequence is MSHIFDALERSEAERSGTDLSGLTGATELLQRAEKLAALKWENSVLLEHLNVEKSETLQTAFPQAAPPQVATIHQIPAATRPWSTDDGLDPFLQFTPLHVSLSPQSRLVSLTDSGCPAAEAFRLLGVRLRHLRRDRLLKKVLITSTIPQEGKSMVAGNLACTLALRAQQRTLLLEGDLRRPSLSQRFGIGRNPGICEYLQGERSLAASIYHLDNPNLWILPAGNAPSNALELLQSGRLSTLMDQLSVWFDWIVIDSPPVLPLADTSVWMRLSDGILLVTRQGTTERRKLQRGLEALEAKKLIGALVNGSENASDSDYYYSSTTISQSDEVSAHL
- a CDS encoding sugar transferase; its protein translation is MSLLRMDKISKSADPLLEWPSSDAREVLSEEIFKRMIAVERKRTERSKEPFLLMLVEADSHQSSERNGKVLENILSVLLSSIRETDVIGWYKDRATGGVMFTGLTGSDKNSILSVILGKVSTTLRNQLTSDHLSQVSISFHFFPDNWDHDKSGRPSNPSLYPDLSSPDRARHSLLYIKQGMDIVGSALALTLCSPLLLVIALAIKASSKGPVLFRQQRVGQYGQCFTFLKFRSMHINNDNSVHKEYVTKLISGCAEHKPSNGNSKGIYKLTNDKRVTRIGKFLRRTSLDELPQLVNVLIGDMSLVGPRPAIPYEFAAYQTWHRRRVLEVKPGITGLWQVSGRSSVKFDEMVRLDLRYATSWSPWLDFKILMRTPRAVIGGAGAC
- a CDS encoding Gfo/Idh/MocA family protein produces the protein MNFGVIGYGYWGPNIVRNLTSLEDSEVLAIAEMSPNARKRAQKAYPGINVTPDTMHVISSPKIDAIAIVTPVWTHYELAKAALENGKHVFVEKPFTSNAAQAEELINLAQNKNLTIMVDHTFLFTGAVKKIGQLLDEGTLGKLYYYDATRVNLGLFQHDINVLWDLAPHDLSIMDYLIKASPEAIVATGQKHLNGFEDVAYMTLYFPEKVIAHINVNWLSPVKVRTTLIGGEKRMLVWNDLEADEKIKVYDRGVDITSREGVYDLLVNYRSGDMWAPQLEQIEALRQELSYFVDCISSGQNPSNDGCAGLRVVKMLEAASESLNKRGALVYL
- a CDS encoding acyltransferase gives rise to the protein MSTYNCISEDVKLGTNVSLSKFINLYGCEIGNDTKIGAFVEIQKNARVGSRCKISSHTFICEGVVIEDNVFIGHGVTFTNDTYPRAVAPNGTLQTEVDWRVERTVIMKGASIGSGVTILSNTSVGENAIVGAGSVVTRDVPPNAIVAGNPAKILRYTEQKTEGQNVHSPQH